A region from the Bactrocera dorsalis isolate Fly_Bdor chromosome 1, ASM2337382v1, whole genome shotgun sequence genome encodes:
- the LOC105227803 gene encoding WD repeat-containing and planar cell polarity effector protein fritz → MLTLLGECHLWSVRDELRIKSTDLGAFRYTRNREAQQQNAELTAIAKRDYTERRNGVTVLKNSRKAPGRLKDNIKRLEELLRSYKIVHTEWRDAAQVLLLFANGIITHISVDPATGDILRMVYEKYFVGKLASEVITDAFFTRTHIVLAYNTNQLTVVHLQKPNTRLQGPEKISNMDPRIFHVIIPGPSERKLSRHLIVNSSADLFVIWTKSSQNEVYPWRPTIRDQDRANIHVFKLKGMQIESVSYCWSENDPLSVDFLRSAESQILTVEQKVSRKGEISAEVCTYEINAGKMQRATVTSITMGTQICCHAFSPDQEKLFLGSIDRKICLHDLVQQVTKVTTRIDIIPTQCAWHSDSSIVMVANERAQFQCFDLALTPVGNQLQSEDVTPLNLLDLSHYFTIQPTLLHIAFSHKPDLTQRSLRYGQTDCLLLLHFEQGPLGCLRFFAGAGMRGDIHNSGLTADVLVDKYLALHQLEKAVNLLMAINWETYGAMCLISLHKIANYVFFRGEAKRARVELLGKALKTFTDELSEETKDEFSDQVFDLKRRFFFYLLRKQMYAEAFEVAEDIEDYDLFMDLFNETKSNVNLLEFATAAFSQAATILHEEEGHGGAVNVVANGNLCTNADYRSESACSQSTYSDLQVVQRSKLQHNKYTKEHLKNYVPPLPSFKSKVFSAEMIKINIPKPELRTESTQDAIRTRPPPPPPPLPSLRSLKLLQSTTNTPTINSTLAELSIKSGSDFNNVGIALTAAPSVTLLPWQQQLPADAMAPNSINAPAATMLPRLTTAGNSSSAHTLLTVNSTHLHTNTTNSNVMHHATPVVITDNSLPLQQKHMQPLPPSALAPTSIASVSALQPGNYKPKYYQHPLVSGTIPPTLVVTTNSEEHQKRLLQKKPTASILSNSSTQQHNGANLVNGGSGATYANGLNKELPSGGGNARNAAGEKNKVKFSDTVQVAVVPEIPRKEKPQLPKRNGYSRPLPRNITNPKKELADSLPLCHPHDEYLKDFNPLSAADELPRPPIRSSNRDETSKSRKSNNTTQPAIKVVHFGVV, encoded by the exons ATGCTAACGCTCCTCGGTGAATGTCATCTGTGGAGTGTACGCGATGAGTTGCGCATTAAATCAACCGACCTGGGTGCCTTCCGTTACACACGCAATCGTGAGGCACAGCAACAGAACGCTGAGCTAACAGCAATCGCCAAGCGTGATTACACTGAACGGCGTAATGGTGTGACGGTGCTTAAGAATAGCCGCAAGGCACCTGGACGGTTGAAGGATAACATTAAACGCTTGGAGGAATTACTGCGTAGCTATAAAATTGTGCATACCGAATGGCGTGATGCAGCGCAAGTGTTGCTGCTATTCGCCAACGGTATTATCACACACATATCTGTGGATCCTGCGACAGGTGACATATTGCGCATGGTCTATGAGAAGTACTTTGTTGGCAAGCTGGCGTCGGAAGTTATCACCGACG CATTTTTCACACGTACCCACATCGTCTTAGCCTATAATACGAATCAGTTGACGGTGGTGCATTTACAAAAACCGAACACACGTCTGCAAGGACCTGAGAAAATTAGTAATATGGATCCACGCATATTTCATGTGATAATACCAGGACCGTCAGAGCGTAAATTATCACGTCATCTAATTGTGAACAGTAGCGCGGATCTTTTTGTTATATGGACGAAATCTTCTCAGAACGAAGTTTATCCCTGGCGTCCAACAATACGTGATCAAGATAGGGCGAATATACATGTTTTCAAATTAAAGGG CATGCAGATAGAGTCCGTTTCATATTGTTGGTCTGAGAATGATCCGCTCTCCGTGGATTTTCTACGCTCCGCCGAAAGTCAAATTTTGACAGTAGagcaaaaagtatcgcgaaaaGGCGAAATTTCTGCTGAAGTATGTACCTATGAAATAAATGCTGGTAAAATGCAACGCGCCACAGTGACGTCAATAACAATGGGAACGCAAATATGTTGTCACGCCTTCAGTCCAGATCAAGAGAAACTATTCTTGGGTTCAATCGATCGAAAAATTTGTCTCCATGATCTAGTGCAGCAAGTTACCAAAGTCACAACGCGTATAGACATC ATACCCACGCAATGTGCTTGGCACTCGGATAGCAGTATTGTTATGGTAGCTAATGAGCGTGCGCAATTTCAATGTTTTGACCTTGCCCTCACGCCGGTAGGCAACCAATTGCAAAGCGAAGATGTCACACCGCTGAATTTATTGGATCTTTCACACTACTTCACCATACAACCGACATTGTTGCACATTGCATTTAGTCACAAGCCGGATTTGACGCAACGCTCTTTACGATATGGCCAAACCGATTGTTTGCTCTTATTGCACTTCGAACAAGGTCCGTTGGGTTGTTTGCGTTTTTTCGCTGGCGCCGGCATGCGTGGTGACATACACAATTCAGGCCTGACCGCCGATGTTTTGGTTGACAAATATCTAGCGCTGCATCAGCTGGAGAAAGCAGTGAATTTGTTAATGGCGATCAACTGGGAAACCTACGGCGCCATGTGTTTGATATCATTACACAAAATAGCTAATTACGTTTTCTTTCGTGGAGAGGCGAAACGCGCACGTGTAGAGCTGTTGGGAAAAGCGCTGAAGACATTCACCGATGAACTTTCCGAAGAAACAAAAGACGAGTTTAGCGATCAGGTGTTTGATTTGAAGAGACGTTTCTTCTTCTATCTGCTGCG aaAACAAATGTATGCAGAGGCCTTTGAAGTTGCTGAAGATATTGAAGATTATGATCTCTTCATGGATTTATTCAATGAGACCAAATCGAATGTAAACTTGTTGGAATTCGCCACCGCCGCTTTCAGTCAGGCAGCGACTATACTGCACGAAGAGGAGGGGCACGGTGGCGCTGTGAACGTTGTTGCGAACGGCAATTTATGTACGAATGCCGATTATCGCTCAGAATCGGCCTGCTCACAATCAACATATTCCGACTTGCAGGTTGTGCAGCGCAGCAAGCTACAACATAACAAATACACAAAAGAACATTTAAAGAACTATGTGCCACCATTGCCATCATTTAAATCGAAAGTATTTAGTGCCgaaatgataaaaattaatattccaaAACCCGAGTTGCGCACGGAGAGTACGCAAGATGCAATACGTACACGtccgccaccaccaccgccaccttTGCCTTCGCTGCGCAGCTTGAAACTCTTACAAAGCACAACCAACACACCAACTATAAACAGCACGCTTGCTGAGCTGTCTATAAAAAGTGGCAGTGATTTCAATAATGTGGGCATTG CGCTGACCGCTGCCCCATCCGTCACACTTTTGCCGTGGCAACAACAATTGCCAGCCGATGCAATGGCACCAAACAGTATAAACGCACCCGCCGCCACAATGCTGCCACGGCTTACCACCGCTGGCAACAGTAGCAGTGCACACACACTATTAACCGTAAATTCAACGCACCTGCATACCAACACAACCAATTCGAATGTGATGCATCATGCCACACCGGTTGTGATCACTGATAATTCCTTgccattacaacaaaaacatatgcaACCGTTGCCACCAAGCGCGCTTGCGCCCACTTCAATTGCGTCCGTATCCGCGTTGCAGCCTGGTAATTATAAGCCGAAATATTATCAACATCCATTAGTTTCGGGCACAATACCACCAACTTTGGTTGTGACCACAAATAGTGAGGAACATCAAAAGCGTTTGTTGCAAAAGAAGCCAACGGCGTCAATACTATCGAATAGTTCAACACAACAACATAACGGTGCTAATTTAGTGAATGGTGGCAGTGGTGCAACGTATGCAAATGGCTTGAATAAAGAGTTGCCAAGTGGTGGTGGAAATGCACGCAATGCTGCGGGCGAAAAGAATAAAGTGAAGTTCTCGGACACGGTGCAGGTCGCCGTAGTGCCG GAGATCCCACGTAAAGAAAAACCACAATTGCCGAAACGTAATGGCTATTCGCGTCCCTTACCACGTAACATTACAAATCCGAAAAAGGAATTAGCAGATAGCTTGCCGTTATGTCATCCACATGATGaatatttaaaagattttaatcCGTTATCAGCag CCGATGAGTTACCACGTCCGCCGATAAGGTCCTCAAATCGTGATGAAACCTCAAAGTCACGCAAATCGAATAATACAACTCAGCCGGCTATTAAAGTGGTGCACTTTGGTGTTGTTTAA